aacaaacaaagaaacaccggctgtgtttcggtgctaaaggcagctgcaatccaccgctttccaccaacagcattcttctttatagtctccattattaattgaataaattgtaaaagattcagcaacacagatgtccaaattactgtgtaattatgcgatgaaaagagacgacttttagcccagccgtaagtggtgctgggctaaaatgtccgctcaaccaataacgtcacaaacatcattccgcgacgttttcaacaagaaactccgcgggaaatttaaaattgtaatttagtgaactaaaaagtccgtattgtcatgtgttgcaatgttaatatttcatcattgatatataaactattagactgcgtggtcggtagtagtgggtttcagtaggcctttaaatgtgttgctttagtattttgaataatataaaaaaataataataactgtgtTGTGTGTTTAGCCCGATCAGCTTTCAAACACAGTCTGGCATGTTCCGATAAGAACATTGAACTGCAATGCCGTAAGTATACCACCTTTGCTCCAACGAACCTTGTTTGCTCCAGATTGTCCTGCATTGCACCAACCTCCCATTGTGCTTCATGCCTTGTACAGCTAAAAGTCATGTGATCGCGGTGGAAGAAGTACGCTATGGTAAAGCCAATACTCTCAACTGTACGGCTTTACCCACAGTCGCCACAGTCTTCCCAGTTGACCAGCGCTGCCTCCGAACAATATTCACGGAATGGGTCGGGTTCATGTGAGAAGCTTTTTACATATGATATGATATCACACAGCATAATACACAGTAGAATTTACAgcaatatatgattagtgtaggGCCGGGCGCTATGGccttttttattaatatctcgatattttaaggcCGTGTCGCGAttcacgatattttgccttagccttgaatgaacacttgattcatataatcacagcagtatgatgattctatgtgtctacattaaaacattcttctttatactgcattaatatttgctcatttaaaattttcatgcagagaaggaaatcacaactaagtcaattgaccaaaaatgtatttattaaacagttatcaagcagtggtacaaacattcagctattttgcatgtttggttttaatAGTTGTGTTTCAATAAttatcatattgagtgtgacagttataCAGTCACATTTAGTAAaacctaatgtttgtatttgcaaatcttattaaaaaaacacctgattctattaaaactcacatgaatacattatcacaggcatttttagacgtattgcatgtttggttatggagttatgtttatttaacttccatatttagtatgacagttacactgtcatattgagtataaaaacctaatttgtgtctttgcaaaccttacaaaagatcatgtttgtagtaaaactcacaaatgtacattatttcaggcattattagctattttgcatgtttggttttaatagtttttttgaaTAACTCACATATTGAGTATGagttatacagtcatatttagtaaaacctaattgCTGTATTTGaaaatcttattaaaaaaaaaaccacctGACTCTATTACaactcacatagatacattatcacaggcatttttagccatatTGCACGTTTGGttatggagttatgtttatttagtatgacagttatactgtcgtattgattaaaaaaaaaactaatttgtgtctttgcaaaccttacaaaagatcatgtttctagaaaaactcacaaatgtacattatttcaggcagtattagctatgttgcatgtttggttttaatagttttgtttaaataactgtcatattgagtatgactgttatacagtcatatttagtaaaacctaattgttgtatttgcaaatcttATATAAAAAAACCCACCTGACTCTATTACAACTCACATAGAAACattatcataggcatttttagacatattgcacatttggttatggagttatgtttatttaaCTTTcagatttagtatgacagttatactgtcatactaagtaaaaaaaaaacaaatttgtgtctttgcaaaccttacaaaagatcatgtttctagcgAAActcacaaatgtacattatttcaggcattattatctatcttgcatgtttggttttaatagttttgtttaaataacagttacacagtcatatttagtaaaacctaatgtttgtatttgcaaatcttATTAAAAAAACACCTGATTTTATTAAAACTTACATGAATacattatcacaggcatttttagacatattgcacgTTTGGTAatggagttatgtttatttaaCTTTcagatttagtatgacagttatactgtcatactgagtaaaaaaaaaactaatttgtgtctttgcaaaccttacaaaagatcatgtttctagtaaaactcacaaatgtacattatttcaggcattatttgctatgttgcatgtttggttttaatAGTttcgtttaaataactgttatattgagtatgagttatacagtcatatttagtaaaacctaattgttgtatttgcaaatcttattaaaaaaaaaccatcTGACTATTACaactcacatagatacattatcacaggcatttttagacatattgcacgTTTGGttatggagttatgtttatttaactttcatatttagtatgacagttatactgtcgtattgattaaaaaaacaactaatttgggtctttgcaaaccttacaaaagatcatgtttctagtaaaacttacaaatgtacattatttcaggcattattatctatcttgcatgtttggttttaatagttttgtttaaataacagtTACAcggtcatatttagtaaaacctaatgtttgtatttgcaaatcttatttaaaaaaCACCTGATTCTATTATAATTCACATAGAAACattatcagaggcatttttagacatattgcatgtttggttatggagttatgtttatttaacttccatatttagtatgacagttacactgtcatattgagtataaaaacctaatttgtgtctttgcaaaccttacaaaagatcatgtttgtagtaaaactcacaaatgtacattatttcaggcattattagctattttgcatgtttggttttaatagtattgtttaaataaataactcACATATTGAGTATGagttatacagtcatatttagtaaaacctaattgttgtatttgcaaatcttattaaaaaaaacCACCTAACTCTATTACAACTCACCTAGATAcagtatcacaggcatttttagacatattgcacgTTTGGttatggagttatgtttatttaactttcatatttagtatgacagttatactgtcgtattgattaaaaaaacaactaatttgggtctttgcaaaccttacaaaagatcatgtttctagtaaaactcaccaatgtacattatttcaggcagtattagctattttgcatgtttggttttaatagttttgtttaaataactgtcatactgagtatGGCAGTTgtacagtcatatttagtaaaacctaatgtttgtatttgcaaatcttATTAAAAAAACCTGATTCTATTAAAACTCAAATAAGATACATGATCACGGGCattattttgcatgtttggtaaTGGAGTTATGTTCGTTTCAGCTGTGATGGCCAGCAGCGTTGCCGCCTGACAAAGCCAAACCCAAGAATGTTTGCATGCGACGCCAATGACAACTTTGTCCAGGTCAAGTACATGTGCACGCCACAAAGCCCTGGTGAGCTTTCTATGGAACTTCAacacaaatgtgttttgtgtaaTTTTCTTCCCCAAAACTGTAAGATCTGTCATCACATTCTGCTTCAACAGCTATGCGCACAGTTGTTGCCTGTGACGGACAAACAGCAGCTATCACCTGCGGTAAGGATGCAGCTCTGACATTGCACGTGGTAATTTGACCATGCAATGAGTAGTCAAACACCCATCAGTACACTTAATGACAAATGTGTGTCACCCTCAGCTTTTGGCACCGCCATCGAGGTTACGAAGGCCACTTATGGACGCTTTGATGAGAATCTCTGCACTAAGACCCCCTCGGACGCAACCTCCTGCTCGAGCCCATTTGCCGAAGATCTCGTTGCAGACAGGTAAGTGTTAGTTCGGTGGATTGTCTAAATTTAGTCCCACGAGCAAATAGGGAGGTTTGTTTGTTGGTTCTGTTCATTTTTAAACCGTTTGAGTCCATGGGAAATTGCCACCTTCCAGATCCAGGTCTGCGCTCTAGTCAGGGGCATTTTTAGCTAATGGGAAATTACAATTTTGTTAAAGATTATCATGAGAGTGCCATATGAAAGCTTGGCAAATCGCAATGGTCCTGAAAAATGCTTCTACTTTAATTGACAGAAACATTCATCCACAttgaatgtaccgtatttttcggactatagggcgcacacttaaaggcctactgaaacccactactaccgaccacgcagtctgatagtttatatatcaatgatgaaatattaacaatgcaacacatgccaatacggccgatttagtttactaaattgcaatttttaatttcccgcgaagtatccttttGAAAacctcgcggaatgatgacgggtgcgcgtgacgtcaccggttggagcggacatgttcttccagcaccgctcacggctaaaagtcgtctctttccatcgcataattagacagtattctggaaatctgtgttgctgaatcttttgcaatttgttcaattaaaaatggagacgtcaaagaagaaagatgtaggtgggaagcggtgtattgcggccgcctttccttttttacattcccgaaggagaagctttactatggaacagagcggtcaagcgaacatggttaccgaccacatgtcaaccagcaggtttcgttgagaaaattgtggtaataagtcggctcttaccgtagacatgagcggcgctcgtgtcctcctgcagctgcggactctcttacctcctcccaccggagacactggcggtcaccacacccgtggccacacccctccgactaccataccatataatctcactaaaacactaataacacaataagcagataagggattttccagaattatcctagtaaatgtgtctaataacatctgaatgggtcccactgccctcgccttttctttttttcttctagtccttcactctcactatcctcatccaacCGACACGTTAATACGCTGACACACAATATCcgcattcccatcatgcattgcttcaaaactacagcaagtagtaatgtcccaaaaaaaaagagtgacaagagaatagaacgaggatggacaattcaaccctaaactcactctttTCCTGCAAATTAcatttcacagatgctgcccatacctatgctccttcagaGGTTGtgttactggctgcaaagcatagcactttcaaatacaacaatgagtagagaggagtgttatgtgtgtgtgtatgtgtaaataaatcaacactgaaattcaagtattatatatatatatatttatttatttatttataaaacccGCCACCACCAAGAGATGTTTGACTCAGCATCTCTTGAGTTTGtttgtttcagttgccatgacgaCAGATTGCTCTAACccgcctctggttagtgttcgggacgctcacctgttgcccgggcactaattagagggctatttagtccatGTTCTGGCCTCACTCGGCCTGGCTTCTTAATTTGCTTTATGCAACAGATGAGGACTTTTGATATCTGGTACCTGTagactagcttccacgctaggctctgtTTGTTGCTCGCACCCCCTTTTGTTTTTGCCGTCCGTGCTTTGAGCATATTTTTGTTTGTCCCCGTctgaattatttttaaaataaaaaatttcctacCTGCGCGCTGCGTCCGAAATCcgattgcatcctgggagaacaaaccccgcatcacCACGCGACCCGGTCGTCACATTCTCAGTACAATCTTTTCAGATGTCTTTCTCTCCAGTTTATCACACCCCTCTCCTCCgctggccgctcactgttaaaaaaaaacagctgattAGAGTGTTCGGAACGCTCACCTgttgcccgggcactaatcagagggctatttagtccatGCTCTGGCCTCACTCGGcctggcttcctaatttgctttatgcaacagatgacgacttttGATTCCTGGTACCTGTAGACTAGCTTGCACGCTAGGCTCTGACTGTTGCTCGCTTTGTTTGTTCctgtctgatttatttttaaaataatttcctACCTGCGCGCTGTGTCCAAAGTCcgattgcatcctgggagaacaaaccccgcatcacCACGCGACCCGGTCGTCACATTCTCAGTACAATCTTTTCAGATGTCTTTCTCTCCAGTTTCTCACACCCCTCTCGTCCgctggccgctcactgttaaataCAACAGCTGATTAGATAAACACGTATCACCTGCGAAATCttatcacctgccagctgtgtctcgccgcgCCGCACATGCCTCGCCCCTAGTCGATGGTGCTCCGCCCTCAACACGGAAGAGGCTTCAGTAGAGGAACCCCGATCTGTCCTTCACTTTGGCCTGCAGGTTATTGATATGAAACTTAAAAGGAAAGTGAGCAGTCCAAAAACAGACAAGTATTTGTAGGAGCTGACAAAAAGTAATTCTGACCCCTCAGCACAGGTAATCTATCTGGGGGGGCTGGGTAGGTGACACTGTTTGTCCAGTCAAAGTACATGCTTTTTCTCTTCTTTCAATTGAGACATGTGAATGTCCTAAAATGATTTCTCAATAGAATAAATAGAAATGAAGAGAGGAAAGGACCAAATGAGTCGATGATGGTATCTTCAGCATGAAGATATAAGCGGGAGGTGCCGATAGCCTTGGCCACGTCATTTAAGAAGTTCCAGCTTTAGAAatcttaagccaggggtgtccaaagtgcggcccgccacGCATTCTGCAAATgctattgcaaacattttttaatcttttaaaaaaagtggaatgaggtgaaattttAAGAGAAAGTTGCAATggtgacacaaagctgccatgcaggctgtttttttttattttgtctttttttgccactgctcaaaatatataaatatgtacatatttttttttatgaatgtggAAATGAATTAtcgaccaattcaaggctccaattacttcaagtatttcacttgaaaatgttttgtgtggaaaatattgcatatattgagtttgacaaaagagcataaaacaaacaaaataatagttccaacgtaaaatcaacagataataaaaatgtatcactttatgagcggGGGGACTTTTGGATCCAAAAGAGATTTATTGGGATTTTATTGATCCTTTCACTGTGATTaatcagaaataataatacatttaaatcaatggtgtcctggaATTATTGATCTTTTGAGGattccaattatttcacatcaaatattgatttctgaatgttttgggcggtcggggaaaatactgcatatttcagttttactataaaaaactaagttgtctttgacaataAAAAGCAtaaaacctgaagttgatatagagatttactgtgaagtgaattatatttatatagcgctttttctccagtgactcaaagcgctttacatagtgaaacccgatatctaagttacatttaaaccagtgtgggtggcactgggagcaggtgggtaaggtgtcttgcccaaggacacaacggcagtgactaggatggcggaagcggggatcgaacctgcaaccctcaagttgctggcacggccactctaccaaccgagctactgtatagatggatagatagatagatagtactttatttattccgtcaggagagttccttcaggaaaattacaattttcaacacaatcccattcaagatcagactactgtaagcgttacattaaaaattttaataatattttgacTCATTTTTAACATGTTATTGACGGAGACTCTTTATGGTCCctgggagccctaaaggtaaaaaaattgattttttatatatatatatatatatatatatatatatatatatatatatatatatattacacatgcCATTTTGTAGATAGTTGGCAAACAAGTTGATGTAACTCTTGCATCTACTGAGAGCAATACTCTGCTTTTTTTGCCTAACTCATTTTCCTTGGACTGACCTACAGGTGTGATGAGCGGACTTCCTGCCAAATCGTTGCAAACCTAAGCTTGGGAAATGGGACTCACTGTGATAATCTTCCCAAGTACCTGACTGTGAACTATGAGTGTGTGTGATTGGTGAGCGCCACAAACACTCCCACAAACAAGCACCCACCCTCACACGCAATTATGTGATTTTTGCTTCTGCGTTTATGGCTTACAGCGCTGCTTGTCGGTCCAGCCCGAGACTGCAAGAGGAGAAGCACCTCGACATATATTTTGTCTAGTCGCTCGTGTGGAAAATCACAGAGCTCATTAAAAACTTGCATTGACTTGACTTGCAAAATCTGTCTTCTTTGGGTTTAGCCTCACAGATGTTGTGTCTTCTTGGGCTGCATCCCTATAATTTGGGTCTTCATGAGGGTTCCTTTTCATTTTCATTGTGACTTTGAAATGGGGAAAAGTATACGAAAATTAGATAATATTTTTAGATCTTATGTATACTTATATTCATCCAGTAATTATACAACCTTCATTTATTTCTTACTGGTTTAGATAACAGTTGAGTTAGTTTAACAGA
Above is a genomic segment from Nerophis ophidion isolate RoL-2023_Sa linkage group LG27, RoL_Noph_v1.0, whole genome shotgun sequence containing:
- the LOC133544164 gene encoding L-rhamnose-binding lectin CSL2-like — translated: MLPAKLTIVAFLASMWCCSAFTARSAFKHSLACSDKNIELQCPKSHVIAVEEVRYGKANTLNCTALPTVATVFPVDQRCLRTIFTEWVGFICDGQQRCRLTKPNPRMFACDANDNFVQVKYMCTPQSPAMRTVVACDGQTAAITCAFGTAIEVTKATYGRFDENLCTKTPSDATSCSSPFAEDLVADRCDERTSCQIVANLSLGNGTHCDNLPKYLTVNYECV